Part of the Virgibacillus natechei genome is shown below.
CCGGATGTTACCATTGGTGAGTGAAAAAGGTATAGACTTCCATCAGAATGTAGAAGTTGATTCTACTTTAGTTGCAGATGAAGAAAAATTACTAAGGGCATTATTGAATTTGACAATCAACGGAATACGACACGCTAATTCACAAGTTAATCTTAACGTGTATAAAAGAAATCAAATGATTGTAATGACAATTGAAGACGATGGAGAAGGGATTCCAGAAGACTTGATTCCGCATATTTTTCACAGGTTTGTAAAAGGTAAAAATGGGGAAACTGGTTTAGGGTTGGCTATTGCACGTGCAATTATTGAACAATCTGGTGGAAAAATTAGACTTGCTAAGTCTGAAATTGGTGGAGCAAAATTCGAAGTTATTTTTCCAGATTAATTCAATTTTGCATTATAGGTAATTTTATGAGATACTAGGATGGTTTTAATCATCCGTAATAATAGAGGAGCGTCCGTTATGCAATTGAGAGAAGATATTCGTAATATTGCCATTATTGCCCACGTTGACCACGGCAAAACCACACTTGTGGATCAGCTGTTAAAATACTCAGGAACTTTCCGTGAAAACGAGCAGGTAGATGAGCGAGCCATGGACACTGGTGATATTGAAAAAGAACGTGGGATCACTATTTTGGCAAAAAACACGGCAATTAACTATAAAGATACTACGATTAACATATTAGACACGCCTGGCCACGCAGATTTCGGTGGTGAAGTGGAACGAATTATGAAAATGGTGGATGGTGTCGCTTTAGTTGTAGATGCTTATGAAGGAACAATGCCGCAAACGCGTTTTGTGTTAATGAAAGCATTAGAGCAAAAGCTGACACCAATTGTTGTTCTAAATAAAATTGACCGCCCGAATGCAAGGCCATCAGAAGTAATTGATGAGGTTCTGGATTTATTTATCGAACTTGGAGCTGATGATGAACAGTTGGAATTCCCAGTCGTTTATGCATCTGCTTTAAATGGTACGTCAAGCGAGGAACCAGATCAGCAGGAAGAAACAATGGATCCAGTTTTCAAGACCATTTTAGATCATATTCCTGCACCGGTAGATACAACAGATGAACCCTTACAGCTTCAGGTAACATTGCTTGATTACAATGATTATGTTGGACGTATAGGTGTTGGTCGTATCGTTCGCGGGTCTATCCGTGTCGGTCAGCAAGTAACGGTTATGAAAAAAGATGGTACCCAAAAGTCATTCCGTATTAGTAAATTATTTGGCTTTACAGGACTGAAAAGAATTGAAATTCAAGAAGCAAAATCTGGGGACATTGTTGCCGTTTCAGGGTTGGAAGATCTTAACGTTGGGGAGACCATTTGCCCGCAAGATCATCCAGACGCATTACCCATTTTGCGAATTGATGAGCCAACATTACAAATGACATTCTTAGTGAATAATAGCCCTTTTGCAGGAAAAGAAGGAAAGTATATAACATCTAGACGAATTGAAGAACGCTTGCTGAAACAGCTTGAAACAGATGTGAGCCTTCGCGTTGATCCAACAGAATCCCCTGATGCATGGATCGTTTCTGGTCGTGGGGAGCTACACTTATCCATCTTGATAGAAAATATGCGCAGAGAAGGATTTGAATTACAACTTTCGAAGCCACAAGTCATTATCAAAGAAATTGATGGAGAGAAATGCGAACCAATGGAGCGTGTTCAAATAGACGTACCAGAAGACTATACTGGTCCGGTTATGGAGTCTCTTGGTGATCGAAAAGGCGAAATGCTCGACATGATCAATCATGGTACTGGACAAGTTCGTCTGGAGTTTAAAATACCTTCTCGTGGTCTACTTGGTTATACAACTGAGTTTATGACACAAACGCATGGGTATGGAATTATAAATCATACGTTTGATTCTTATGCCCCTGTTGTAAAAGGGGACGTTGGCGGTAGACGTGAAGGTGTTCTTGTAGGTTTGGAGCAAGGTAAAGCAACCACATACGGAATTATGCAACTTGAAGACCGTGGTACTATTTTTGTTGATCCAGGAAGAGAAATTTATGCGGGTATGATTGTAGGCGAGCATAGTCGCGAGAACGACCTTACCGTTAATATTACTAAAGAAAAGCATTTGACGAATATTCGTTCTGCCAACAAAGACCAAACATCTACGATCCGAAAAACACAAGAAATGTCATTGGAACAATCCATTCAATACTTGGATGACGATGAATATTGTGAAGTAACACCAGAATCCATTCGCTTGCGTAAGAAAATATTAGACAAAAACGAACGCGAAAAAGCTTCAAAAAAATCTAAATCAAGTTAAATCTAAATCAGCAAAAGCATGCGTAATGCTTTTGCTGATTTTTTTGTCTACGTTTGCAACTATTAGGGAATAACAATAAATACCAATCAGTAAAAAATAATGTAAGCCCTTGCTTATCTTGTATATACAAGATATAATATTTTATGTAACATGTATATACAAGTTTTTGATAAAGATATCAATTGATGGAGGCACACATATGGCTATAAAGGAAGAAATGATTTACGCGCCGCTTAGCGGGGAAGTCATTCCACTCGACAATGTACCAGATCCTACATTTTCACAAAAAATGATGGGTGATGGTTTAGCAATAGAACCAAGTGTTGGAAAGGTAGTTGCTCCATTTGATGGAGAAATCGTACAATTATTTCCCACGAAGCATGCAATTGGCTTGCGGGGTAATTCTGGTGTTGAAGTGTTAATACACATTGGACTAGAAACAGTTACCCTTGATGGTGAAGGGTTTGAGGCACATATAAAACAGGGAGATCAAGTGAAAGCAGGTGATCCATTAGTAACGTTTGATTTGGCGTATATTAAGGAAAAAGCGGCTAGCGCTATAACGCCAATCATTATAACAAATGGTGATGCACTTGAACGTTTTGAAAAAACGAACGAAACGAAGCTTGTTGCAGGTGAAACCGTCCTTTTTCAAACGGGAATCAAGAGCGAAGAGAAGGAACCTGAGAAAGATAACGTTAAATCATCGATAGAGTATGGCCAGGAGGCAGATGACATTGTTGCAGCTGTAGGCGGAGCGGATAATATACATGCTGCGACACATTGTGTGACGCGTCTACGGTTTGCTTTATCTGATGAAGATTCAGTAGATAAAGAAGCTATAGAAAATATGGATATTGTAAAGGGCTCTTTTTCAACAAATGGTCAGTTTCAGGTCATAATTGGACAAGGTACGGTTGATAAGGTTTATAAAGCAATGGTTAAAAATAGTGGTATAGGTGAATCGACAAAAGAGGATGTAAAAGCAGCAAGTGGTGAAAAACAAAATCCATTGCAGCGTGGTATTAAGGTCTTAGCTGACATATTCATCCCAATCTTACCTGCTATCGTCATGGCTGGTTTGCTCATGGGGATCAATAATATTTTAGCAAATCCAGGTATATTTGGTACAGATTCACCATCTGTTATTGAGATGTACCCACAATGGGCTGGAATAGCGGATATGATTGATGTTATTGCCAATACCGCCTTCACCTTCCTGCCAGCATTAATTGGTTGGTCTGCAGTGAAGCGGTTTGGCGGAAACGAATTACTCGGTGTTGTTCTTGGCTTAATCATGGTACACCCTGCTTTACTTAATGCATGGGATTATGGTGCTGCAGTAGAAGAGGGAACGGTACCGACATGGAATTTATTTGGTTTAGAAGTTGATAAGATTGGTTATCAAGGACAGGTATTGCCTGTATTATTTGCTTCATGGGTACTAGCAAAAATAGAAATATTCCTTAGAAAACGTGTTATGGATGCGTTGCAATTATTAGTGGTTGCACCAATTGCTTTATTGGTTACCGGTTTCTTAACATTTATTATTATCGGGCCAGTTATGTTTGGAATAGGTAATTGGATAACAGATGGTTTGGTAGCCATATTTGAATCATATGCAGTCCTTGGTGGTCTTATTTATGGCGCTGTTTATGGTCCGTTGGTTATTACAGGAATGCATCATACTTTCCTTGCAGTCGATCTTCAGTTGATTGGTGCTACTGATACTACCTTCTTATGGCCCATTCTTGCTTTATCCAATATTGCACAAGGAGCCGCAGCGTTTGCGATAATGTTTGCTGCTAGAGAAGAGAAGTTAAAAGGGCTGTCAGGAACATCAGGTATATCAGCATGGCTCGGTATTACAGAACCAGCGATGTTTGGTGTTAACTTACCATATAAGTATCCGTTTGTTGCTGCGATAATTGGTTCCTCAATCGCTGGTGCATTTATCACGATGCAAAATGTTCTGGCAACATCCATTGGTGTCGGAGGAGTCCCGGGTATTCTATCCATCGTTCCAGATGGTTGGGGAGCATTCTTGATTGGAATGGCAATTGTAATCGTCGTACCATTTATTATTACGTACTTGATTGCAAAACGAAAAGTGAACGAAAATTAACTAGTAGGGTGGGTGCTAAATGATGAATGAGGCTTGGTGGAAGAAAGCAGTAGTGTATCAAATTTATCCCAAAAGCTTTAACGATACGACAGGTAATGGGATTGGTGATATTCAAGGAATTATTAACAAATTGGATTATATTAAAAAACTAGGTGTCGACGTCATTTGGTTGACACCTGTTTATCAATCGCCACAGAAAGATAATGGTTATGATATTAGCGATTACTTCTCGATTGAGCCAACCTATGGAACCATGAGTGACTTCGAAGCGTTGTTAGATGAGACGCATAAGCGCGGTATGAAGCTGATTATGGACCTAGTGATTAATCATACGTCGACTGAACATGAATGGTTTAAGCAGGCTTCTGCATCGAAAGATAATGAATTTCGAGATTTCTATATTTGGAAAGATGCAGTTGAAGGCGAAGAACCTAGTAATTGGCAATCTAAATTTGGCGGATCTGCTTGGGAGTATGATGATAAAACCGATCAATATTATTTACACTTATTCGATCGAACACAGGCAGATCTAAACTGGGAAAACCCTCAGTTAAGAGAAAAACTCTATGATATGATGCGATTTTGGGCCGAAAAAGGCATTGATGGATTCCGTTTGGATGTCATTAATTTGATTTCGAAGGATCAGCGCTTTCCAAGTGATGATACTGGTGATGGTCGAAAGTTCTATACAGATGGCCCACGAATTCATGAATTTTTAAATGAAATGAATCAGTCCATTTTGTCACCCTATAAGCTGATGACAGTTGGTGAGATGTCCTCCACAACATTGGAAAATTGCGTGCTGTATACTAGGCCTGAGCGACAGGAACTTGATATGACATTTCAATTCCATCATTTGAAGGTAGATTATCCAGATGGAGAAAAATGGACAAA
Proteins encoded:
- the typA gene encoding translational GTPase TypA; this translates as MQLREDIRNIAIIAHVDHGKTTLVDQLLKYSGTFRENEQVDERAMDTGDIEKERGITILAKNTAINYKDTTINILDTPGHADFGGEVERIMKMVDGVALVVDAYEGTMPQTRFVLMKALEQKLTPIVVLNKIDRPNARPSEVIDEVLDLFIELGADDEQLEFPVVYASALNGTSSEEPDQQEETMDPVFKTILDHIPAPVDTTDEPLQLQVTLLDYNDYVGRIGVGRIVRGSIRVGQQVTVMKKDGTQKSFRISKLFGFTGLKRIEIQEAKSGDIVAVSGLEDLNVGETICPQDHPDALPILRIDEPTLQMTFLVNNSPFAGKEGKYITSRRIEERLLKQLETDVSLRVDPTESPDAWIVSGRGELHLSILIENMRREGFELQLSKPQVIIKEIDGEKCEPMERVQIDVPEDYTGPVMESLGDRKGEMLDMINHGTGQVRLEFKIPSRGLLGYTTEFMTQTHGYGIINHTFDSYAPVVKGDVGGRREGVLVGLEQGKATTYGIMQLEDRGTIFVDPGREIYAGMIVGEHSRENDLTVNITKEKHLTNIRSANKDQTSTIRKTQEMSLEQSIQYLDDDEYCEVTPESIRLRKKILDKNEREKASKKSKSS
- the treP gene encoding PTS system trehalose-specific EIIBC component, which encodes MAIKEEMIYAPLSGEVIPLDNVPDPTFSQKMMGDGLAIEPSVGKVVAPFDGEIVQLFPTKHAIGLRGNSGVEVLIHIGLETVTLDGEGFEAHIKQGDQVKAGDPLVTFDLAYIKEKAASAITPIIITNGDALERFEKTNETKLVAGETVLFQTGIKSEEKEPEKDNVKSSIEYGQEADDIVAAVGGADNIHAATHCVTRLRFALSDEDSVDKEAIENMDIVKGSFSTNGQFQVIIGQGTVDKVYKAMVKNSGIGESTKEDVKAASGEKQNPLQRGIKVLADIFIPILPAIVMAGLLMGINNILANPGIFGTDSPSVIEMYPQWAGIADMIDVIANTAFTFLPALIGWSAVKRFGGNELLGVVLGLIMVHPALLNAWDYGAAVEEGTVPTWNLFGLEVDKIGYQGQVLPVLFASWVLAKIEIFLRKRVMDALQLLVVAPIALLVTGFLTFIIIGPVMFGIGNWITDGLVAIFESYAVLGGLIYGAVYGPLVITGMHHTFLAVDLQLIGATDTTFLWPILALSNIAQGAAAFAIMFAAREEKLKGLSGTSGISAWLGITEPAMFGVNLPYKYPFVAAIIGSSIAGAFITMQNVLATSIGVGGVPGILSIVPDGWGAFLIGMAIVIVVPFIITYLIAKRKVNEN
- the treC gene encoding alpha,alpha-phosphotrehalase → MNEAWWKKAVVYQIYPKSFNDTTGNGIGDIQGIINKLDYIKKLGVDVIWLTPVYQSPQKDNGYDISDYFSIEPTYGTMSDFEALLDETHKRGMKLIMDLVINHTSTEHEWFKQASASKDNEFRDFYIWKDAVEGEEPSNWQSKFGGSAWEYDDKTDQYYLHLFDRTQADLNWENPQLREKLYDMMRFWAEKGIDGFRLDVINLISKDQRFPSDDTGDGRKFYTDGPRIHEFLNEMNQSILSPYKLMTVGEMSSTTLENCVLYTRPERQELDMTFQFHHLKVDYPDGEKWTKAPFDFLELKHILSKWQTGMHEGNGWNALFWCNHDQPRVVSRFGDEDKFHNQSAKMLATTLHMMNGTPYIYQGEEIGMTNPNFNSIESYRDVESLNAYKNLQADGKSDREIIDILKQKSRDNARTPMQWSAEDNAGFTTATPWIPVAANYPEINVEKVVEEPNSIFTHYQELISLRKKYDIITYGDFQMLYESDPQIFAYTRNWQGRTLVVVSNFYGEETTVNLALGKAAHVEVLLSNYPDSIKPSEDMTLRAYESIVYYVNE